The nucleotide window ATTGCCAGTGAAGGACGAACCCGACGTCGGTTGTTGAAGTGTGAGTGCAGTTTATTGCTATTTAGTCGATCATGTATTCCGATTAAGAACTCTCTTCTATCTAACATTGATATGCACCTCTGTTCGTTGCACAGACGAGATCACCTTGTCGCCATTAGATGATCTTTGATTACGCGAATTAAAAGTTGTGACGAAATGGTTCTGGCCCTCTGTTGATGAAACTTGCCAGGTAATCGTAATGGTGTGCACGTGCGATGCAAATGATTCCTCATTTCCCGGTTCTCGGTGAAACGATCGTGCCCACAGCGAGAGACCATTAGCGGAGATGTACCAACAAcgggcagaaaacaaaaacgaaacaccatGAACACGTTCATTGCTAACCGCGTGAAGGTTGTCGAGAGTGTATTGACGTCAACTTTCACAAAAACTACAAAAGTTAGTGGCCATTAATGCACCTTTCGTTTGCTTGATTTCGCTGAGTTCGTGCACAGACCACTGACCAATTTCTTGAGCGCccacacgatgcataaaaTGGCAAGCACGATCGACAGCTTCACGTCGGACAGCTCACTACGCCACGATCCCAGCTGAAGGGTGGGCGACTGGATGGTTTTCGCATTCGGGTGCCGTAGAGCCCACTCGATCCACCACACAGCCCGTTCCAGCGGTGTTTCGGCCTGATCGCGGAAGAGCCCCGAGCGCTCCTTAACGGCGCGCCGATAGCTGGGAGTTTCCAGAACCTTCAGCACCGTGTTGCGTATCTTTTCGGTGGTGAGATCCCACAGGTCCAGCTTTTCGGCCACCCCAGCCCGGACGGATTTGGCTAGGTTCTATCGTGACAGAGgaaaatagagagagagagagtacaaCCGGTGAATACGGTAATATCGTTAGCCGGACCGAACCGTTCCGTGACCTACCCGGTATTGATCGGCGATCACAGGAATGCCAACCATCGGAACCCCATGCCAGGTGCCCTCGTGCGTGCTCAGCAATCCACCGTGAGTCATGAAGCCCTTCACGCTTCCGTGCGCCAGGATATCGTTCTGCGGgagaaactttttgatcatCACGTTCGCCGGTAGATCGAACGGAAGGTCGGTTTCGAACTTCCACAAAAAGTTGTACGCCGGCATCTGACGGAACGCCTCCAGGAACGATCGGATCCGCTCATCACCGAGATCCTTGCTGAGCACGTTGGTGCCGAGTGAAAAAAGGACCGCTCCCTTTTTGCCACCCCGAATGAACCGATCGAGATCGGCCGGAAGCGGTTTCGGGGGGATTATTTGAAGGCCACCGACTTGCACCATGTTCTGGGGCACCGGCTCCGGAAAGTCGACCGCGTGGTGAGAGTtgaccagcatcagcatcatttTCTGATCCAACGTTCCGAGGTACGGTAGGTTCGGGTCATGCTCGTGGCCCCGCACCatccgatcggtttcgggtAGGAACACGTGGTTGCGGTAACTGTAGCGAAAGATGCGATTTCCTCGATGAAACAGCCCAAGACCTTTCCAGCAACATCTCAGGCATACTCACAAGTGATCCATCCAATGGATGGCCGCGTTGAAGAAGCGCTGGAAAAAGTTCATGCGACTATCGTAGTCCAGGGTGTAGTACGGAATGTATGCGTAGTATTTGTGGCCACCGATCAGATCGGTCGAGTAGGGCGGATTGTTGAAGGCCGTCACACCAACGAGCGGTGGCTGACCGAACCGGTGGTAGAGCGCCATCAGGCACGGGCCGCACGTGTAGTCGTACAGGACCAAATCGAACCGGTAGTCGGGCGGATAGTTTGAAATCGTGCCGTAGCCCGCGGAGCGCAGAATTCCGGTGCACATCGAGATGGCGTAGTCGTAGAAAATTCGCATACTCTCCACCACGCCGGCCTGAGCCATTTCGTAGAAATCGATGGCGGTTGCCCCCTCGTGGATCGCATCGTACGTTGCCTCCAGATGAATGTAGGTGATGTTCGGTTTCGCGATCTTCTCGATGTCCGGCGAGACGACGGTGAGGTTGTGGTCGTTCGCGGCCAGCGCATCCACCAGGACCCGGTTCCAGATGTGATGGCTCGGGCTGGGAACCGCAAACAGACAGAGGATGTTTGCACCTTTGGTTGGCCCGGTCCCGCTCAGCAGCAGAGTGGCtgccacacaaaacacaaccaccacgTTCGTCTGATTACCACCCATCTTATCGTTGTGACGATCCAACAAGCAATGAAACTGGCAATCAGTGCATCTCTCCGACGGGGGCAGTCTGAGCCCGAGCAAATCTCTTGCCGTTTAAAGTGTCAcgtggccgggcgcgcgcgaagcGTATAGTTTTCACGCGAGCATCACACTTACGGCTTCAATTGATGTTTGCAATTGTGCGACCATCCGGCTGAGATGGATACTTTCATAAATTGacacaaaatgtttgcctAGTGCGAGTGTGAGGTTCCAATCCCACGTTCCCACGGGTCACGGGCCCCAAACACTGTCATGATCGCGCTGTTTTGCTCATATTCCTAGACAGTAGGAAGACGCTAGTCATGTTTGCCGCGAACTAGACGGAAGCAGATAACGAGGATCAGCCGACCGAGCTTATCACGATCTGGGCCCGAGATTTGGGTCATAACCGCAGCTGCCACCAGTGCTTACCAACGCGTGCCACTCCAACTGTCTGCCACTCTCCAGATAGATCATCACCTTATTTACTGTCGGAATGGGACGGATACTTGCAAAGGAACCGAATGGCACGCTTCACCAGCGATAGTTTGTATGGGTTAAAGTCAGCCGGTCATAGGGGTTCTCAAGGTTATTGCTCGTTAAAGTCTTCGGCGACCAAACTGACCTGCGGCGATCGTTCCAATTGATGCTCCGCATTGAAGTCTTCAAGGTGCCGCCGTCccagcgcgtgtgtgtgcgttaaatCAGTTTCGCCGGTCTGGTAGATATGTCCGACCAGCGCGACACCGGCAGAGTGATAACATTGTAGGCCCGTTTATTTGGAACCACGCACAATGGCGCGGCGTCGAGTGTTTTAATCTATTAAGAGGATTTTAGGTTGTCAACGGTATGGCCACTGTTTTTGGCCAGTTCAAGTTCAACATTGAACGTGCTTCACATTGAACGTGCCGTGTGAGGACCTTGCTTCTCGTGGCAAGATGTTAGCTATAGGCAGTGTGTTGAGTGTGCTATTTTCACTGGCGCAAGTCGATACGGCCAACATATTGTGCTTGATGGGAGTGCCCAGTCCTAGTCATCATATATGGTACGGTAAGATGATGATATCGCGCAGGTTAAATTGAACACCGATGATGatcttcgccgttcgccacCGGCAGGAATCGATCCATAATGGACGCGCTGGCCCGTGCGGGACACAACTTGACCATCCTGTCGGCAGATGTCGAACGGAATCAACCCAGCAATGTGCACTATGTCGAGTTAGAAGAAATATACCCCACGCTTTACAGTGGTCCTGAGACGATCGATCTGGTCGAGATGGCCAATGAGAACCTGTTCAAAAGTGTCGTCACATTCTATCGAGATTTCGTGATTCTCGAGTGTGTCGGTAAGCATCATCTAATGACTTTTATCCCGTTAGTGTGCTAAAGCTCATTTGAACCGTTGTAGGAATTCTGAAGTCTAAAGGATTACGCACCGTGTTGGACTATCCAGACAATTTCCGGTTCGATCTGGTCCTGCACGACTTTACCTTGGGCCCATGCCTGCTCGGTTTGCTACATAAGTTCCACTATCCGCCACTGGTCAGTGTGACCGCGTTCAACAACCCGCCGTACTCGACGGATGCGATCGGTGGGCACAAGTACTACTCCTACGTACCGTTCTACTCACTCAGTTACGACTCGGACATGAGCTTCTTCCAGCGGGTTCATAACACGCTTCTGAGTTTGGCGGATTATTGGTGAGTGTTGTCGGCTGGTGACGGATAGAATTCGACTTTAATGTAGAACGCGAATCCGTTCCAGCTATCGGACGTACGTGTCACATCCGCGAATTGATCAAATGATGCGTGACTACTTCCCGTACCCGGACCTACCATACGCGGCCAAGCTGCACCAGCACTCCAAGCTGCTTTTGGTGAACGCACACTActcgatcgattttcccgaATCCTCTCCACCGAACCTCATCCCCGTCGGTGGGCTACAGATCCGGGACCCGGAACCGCTACCCACCGACCTGGAA belongs to Anopheles cruzii unplaced genomic scaffold, idAnoCruzAS_RS32_06 scaffold00729_ctg1, whole genome shotgun sequence and includes:
- the LOC128276205 gene encoding UDP-glucosyltransferase 2-like codes for the protein MGGNQTNVVVVFCVAATLLLSGTGPTKGANILCLFAVPSPSHHIWNRVLVDALAANDHNLTVVSPDIEKIAKPNITYIHLEATYDAIHEGATAIDFYEMAQAGVVESMRIFYDYAISMCTGILRSAGYGTISNYPPDYRFDLVLYDYTCGPCLMALYHRFGQPPLVGVTAFNNPPYSTDLIGGHKYYAYIPYYTLDYDSRMNFFQRFFNAAIHWMDHFYRNHVFLPETDRMVRGHEHDPNLPYLGTLDQKMMLMLVNSHHAVDFPEPVPQNMVQVGGLQIIPPKPLPADLDRFIRGGKKGAVLFSLGTNVLSKDLGDERIRSFLEAFRQMPAYNFLWKFETDLPFDLPANVMIKKFLPQNDILAHGSVKGFMTHGGLLSTHEGTWHGVPMVGIPVIADQYRNLAKSVRAGVAEKLDLWDLTTEKIRNTVLKVLETPSYRRAVKERSGLFRDQAETPLERAVWWIEWALRHPNAKTIQSPTLQLGSWRSELSDVKLSIVLAILCIVWALKKLVSGLCTNSAKSSKRKVH
- the LOC128276206 gene encoding UDP-glucosyltransferase 2-like, yielding MLAIGSVLSVLFSLAQVDTANILCLMGVPSPSHHIWNRSIMDALARAGHNLTILSADVERNQPSNVHYVELEEIYPTLYSGPETIDLVEMANENLFKSVVTFYRDFVILECVGILKSKGLRTVLDYPDNFRFDLVLHDFTLGPCLLGLLHKFHYPPLVSVTAFNNPPYSTDAIGGHKYYSYVPFYSLSYDSDMSFFQRVHNTLLSLADYCYRTYVSHPRIDQMMRDYFPYPDLPYAAKLHQHSKLLLVNAHYSIDFPESSPPNLIPVGGLQIRDPEPLPTDLEQFVNASRKGAILFSLGTNIRSDQLGEARQRMIIEALGQLPEYHFLWKFETDLQLNLPTNVMVRKWFPQNDILAHRKTKAFVTHAGLLSTHEAVWYGVPIVGIPFITDQHRNLERCVRKGVARRVVFQTMSSDKLKQALQDVLEDPKYRSRMAAQSALFRDQPEKPLARAVWWIEWVLRHPNATELQSPVLKLGFLRTNLVDVGIFLLCIPLVGVLVFMRLVLRT